In Paenibacillus segetis, the genomic window TGTCACCGGGTGGGTTAGTGAACATTACGGTCGTCCATGGGTGAGTGAATGTGAAGTCGCATTCTCCCGTTCTCCTGTGAACTGTCTAATTGCTATTGAAGACAATAAAATGCTGGGATTCGCTTGTTATGACGTCACGATGAAAGGCTTTTTTGGTCCGACAGGTATTGGCGAGAAGGAGCAGGGTAGAGGAATTGGGACAATGCTATGCCTATATGCCATGCAATTAATGCGAGCCGATGGTTATGGATATGCGATTATAGGCGGTGCAGGACCTACCGAATTTTATGCAAAGGCCTTAGGTGCTACGATTATCGAAGGCTCCGTACCAGGCATATATAATGGAATGTTAAATAAAGAATGGGATTAACAGGATCTCCCCATCATCATCTCTCTGGATGCATGATGGGGATTTTTTGTGTTTGATGAAAATCGAATTGAACGTTTTGCATAGGTTAAACGTATTATAGTCAGTTTAAACCGGAGAACATGAAGAAGAGGTGAAGAGGATGCTCACAATAAAACATTTTTCTAAAAGTTATAAGGGTGGTAAAAAGGCAGTAGATGACTTGAATTTAGTTGTCGAGCGTGGCGATATTTATGGCTTTATCGGGCATAACGGTGCAGGGAAAACAACGACTATCCGATCCGTAGTTGGTGTCTTGGACTTTGAAGAAGGGGATATTGAAATTGACGGCATCTCCATAAAGAAAGATCCAATCGCCTGCAAAGCGGTTACTGCGTATATACCGGACAACCCAGATCTGTATGATCATCTGACCGGCATACAATATTTGAATTTCATTGGTGATCTCTTTAAAGTATCCAAATCAGATCGTGAGTTACTCATTCGGAAATATGGCGATGCCTTTGAGATTACATCCAGTCTGGGTGATATGATCTCCGCATATTCACACGGGATGAAGCAGAAGCTCGCTATCATCTCTGCTCTCATCCATAAACCTAAGCTGTTGGTGCTAGACGAGCCCTTCGTTGGACTTGATCCCAAAGCAGCTCACGTATTAAAGACGGTTATGGCGGATCTGTGCAGCAATGGTAGTGCGATTTTCTTCTCGACCCATGTGCTAGATGTGGCAGAGAAGCTCTGCAATAAGATTGCGATTATCAAAGCGGGCCAATTGATAACCCATGGCAAGACTGAAGATGTTAAGGGTGATAACAGTCTTGAAGAGGTATTTCTGGAGTTGATAGCTAATGATTAATATATGGAGATTAACGAAGCTACAGTTGCTTTCTTCCTTTGGTTTGAATAAAGCATTGCATGCTCGTGATATGAAGGAAAGACGTAAATTACTTCTGCTAAGCATCGCTATTCTTATTGGTGTGAGCATGATTGCAGTGGCTTCATTTGGTTACAGTTATATGATGGCCTTGACCTTTGAACAATTAGGTCGGATGGATCTGCTACTTGCTATTATGATGGCTGTTACCTCACTGATTGCGCTCTTCACAACGGTCTATAAGGCAAGTGGTGTGTTATTCGGATTTAAAGATTATGATTTGGTTATGTCATTGCCTATCAAAACGAGCCATGTTGTAGCGAGTAGAGTGCTTCAACTCTATGTGCTGAACTTATTTTTTACTTTGATAGTGATGGTGCCAGCAGGTGCGGTTTATGTCATCAAAGTGAATCCAGAATCGGTATATTATTTGTTTTTTCTAATGACACTCTTATTTATTCCGTTAGTACCTATCATCGCTGCAACTATTATTGGCTCATTAATCAGCTGGATCTCCTCAAGATTTAAGGCAAGTCGGATGGTCAGTATCGTACTAACCTTTGCAGTCATTATTGTCTTTATGGTCGGTTCGTTTCGTATGAATGGGAATGAGCAGGTACTTGCTGATATGGGTACGGGGCTGGGTGATATGATATTCAAGCTATATCCTCTAACATCCATGTATGTTGATGCTGTTTGCTCGTATCAGATAGGTTCATTTCTCTTATTTATTGCGATTTCGGTAATTACATTTATGTTATTTACCATTATTCTCGGCAGCAAATTTAAAGTTATCCATACAGGCTTAACGACTTCTCATACAAGCAACCGATATCAAATGAAGTCGTTAAAGGCATCATCACCATTTTTTGCGCTGTATAGGAAAGAGCTGCGTCGATATATTGGTTCTACTATGTATGTGCTGAATACGGGTATTGGTATGGTACTTTTACTCGCAATGTCGATTTCCTTACTGTTCATAGGCTCTGAGCAGCTCGGACAATTGATAGATATGCCTCAGCTTTCTACTTTACTGACTACATTGGCACCACTATTCGTTTCCGTCTTCGTGGCTATGAGCTGCACAACGTCATGCTCCATTTCTCTCGAAGGTAAAAATGTATGGATATTAAAGAGCTCACCTGTACCCAAACAAACAATATTACTTAGTAAAATTGCCGTAAACCTTACCGTAACTTTACCTATCGTGGCAGTCAGTTGTGTACTGCTCATGATATCCTTGCATACGGGATGGATGGAAAGCTTGCTACTGCTTGTTATCCCGATGATTTATGCTTGTTTTTTAGCCATAGCGGGTGTGCTCGTCAACTTGAAGCTGCCTAATTTAGAGTGGACAAACGAGGTTGCAGTAGTTAAACAAAGTGCGTCCGTCATGGTTTCGATGCTTATCGGTCTCGTCAGTATAGTGATTCCAGTTGGTTTGTCCCTTCTTCTGTCCAGTATAAATGGGAATATTATCTTGTTGGGCATTGGTCTTATTATGATCGTGGTATGTGCTATGATGTACAGATACCTCAAGATAAAAGGGGAGCAGCTGTTCCAGAGTATTTAGGGTAGTGGCATTCAAAATTAGATGTAGTGAACGCGAAGGAGCTGTCCCAAGAGTAGATTTTTCTACTCAGCGGGTCAGCTCCTTTTTGATAACGAACTGTATTTTTTTAGTTATTGAAATAATTGCTGTTATATTTGAAAATATTATAGCGGAAAAGGTTTTGCAACTAGGTATCGACAGAAGGCAAGAGAGGCGGATGGTATGCAACAAGTATTAGATAATTTGATTAACGGAACCAACGAATTTCTTTGGTCAAGAATATTGATTGTCCTTCTTATTCTTTGTGGTGTTTATTTTACGATCAGATCGAAATTCGTACAATTTGGTATGCTGAAGGAAATGTTTGTAGTCCTTAAAGGGTCCAGTGAAAGGTCAAAAGACAGTATCTCATCATTCCAAGCCTTTTGTATCAGTATGGCAGCAAGGGTTGGGACTGGAAATATAACAGGTATTGCGATTGCTATTGCATTAGGAGGACCAGGAGCGGTCTTCTGGATGTGGGTTATAGCAATTATTGGTTCAGCTTCGAGCTTTATTGAGAGTACTCTAGCACAAGTATATAAAATAAAGGATAAGACGGGATTCCGCGGTGGTCCAGCTTATTATATGGAGCAAGGTCTGAACAAGCGTTGGATGGGAGCTATATTCGCTGTGTTGATTACGTTGTCTTTTGGCCTCGTATTTAACGCAGTACAGTCCAATACGATTACAGTTGCCTTTGAGAATTCATTCGGCACGAATCGCACCATCCTTGGGCTTGTAGTGGCCGCTGTGTTTGCTTGTATTATCTTTGGCGGTGTTAAGCGTATCGCTAGAATGTCAGAATACATTGTCGTTATTATGGCTGTAGTATATATCGGAACTGCACTAGTCATCATGCTAATCAATATTACAAGACTGCCGGAAGTTATAGCACTAATCGTGAAGAGTGCCTTCGGCTTTGAACAATTTGCGGGCGGGACTCTTGGCGCAGTAATTCTACAAGGTGTGAAGCGAGGTTTGTTCTCAAACGAAGCGGGTATGGGGAGTGCGCCCAATGCTGCGGCAACGGCAACCACAAGTCATCCTGTGAAACAAGGGCTTATGCAAACACTGGGCGTACTCACAGATACGTTAATTATTTGTTCAAGTACCGCTTTTATTATATTGCTGTCCGATGCGTACAAACAGCCAGGGCTTGATGGAATCAGGTTGACGCAGGCTGCATTAAGTGAGCATTTAGGTTCATGGGCATCCGGTTCATTGGCTATCATGATTCTTTTATTTGCATTCAGTACGTTAATTGGAAATTATTATTATGGAGAAACGAATATAGAGTTTTTGAACTCAAAGAAATCAGTATTAACATTCTATAGATTTAGCGTTCTGGCTATGATTATATTTGGTTCTGTAGCCAAGGTTCAATTGGTCTGGGACTTAGCTGATTTGTTTATGGGCTTTATGGTGGTAGTTAACCTGATTGCCATCCTGTTATTATCCAAAGTAGCTTTTGCGGCCTTGCATGATTATAAGCGGCAGAAACGAATGGGGATAGACCCTGTCTTCTATAAAGACAGCATCAAGGGTCTAGAGAACATTGAATGTTGGGAGAACGCTCCTGTTACGAAAAAGTAAGGGTTATCCCTAAAAAAACACCCCTTAATTTAGCAATCGGAACAACCACCGAGGTGGTCCCGAATGCAAACTAAGGGGTGATTTGTATATAAGACTTACTTGATGCTAGCGTTCAATATGCTGCACTCTGCTGCCGTTAAGTTTTCGCCGCATACAGCAATTTGGTTTTGTGGCTTTCCATCTGCTAAGTCGCTTAACAGACGATTACCCAGGACGTGATTTAGCGCATTCAGATTATAGCCATTGTCCTGTTCAAATTGCCATCCGAATACACCAGCCAAACCGTTATCTTTGGCATATTGCGCCTTTAGTGCGACGGTACGCGGGGTTTCGATGGTGATGAAGGAGCCGATCGTCGGATTGACCAGGTAGTCAGCGTTAGCCGCTTTATCGGTGTAGAGATGGTAACCGTTCTTTGGCTTCAAGTCTTTATCAAGGAAGTTTTGATATAGATCGTATCCTTCTACGACCCCTGCTTCCCAGGTTCCGACACCCGCAATGCCTAGGATCAGAGCTGCACCTGTAGCGTTCAGGTTACCGAAAGTAGATGAACCTATCAGGCCATTGGTGTATTCGGTAATATCGCCAGGTTTTATCGCTTTCGAGCGGTGGTAATTAGCGATCCCAATCATGATTTTGTTAGCTGGTACGCTATGATTGGTTAAGTATTTCACCATCGCATCAACTGAGAGCTGGACCTGATTGCCGTTTGTATCTTTCAGGTTCGGATTGTTATATAACGAAGTATGATGTCCTAATTGACGATCCCATGCGCCGGAGAAATCGTAGGTCATGGCATACAAGCGATTGAGATAAGGGCTTACTTGCGTCCAGTCGATTTTATCAAGTGCTGGTTGACTGGCTGGTATCGCGCTGGAAAGCCGGTACTGCTTACCTGTCTTTTGCGATAGCCAATCCATGCCTGCACGCAAATCTTTGATAAGCTGCACATAATTTTGTGGATCGTCAGGCCGGGACATGCCGATTACAGCTCCATCGGTGCCTGGGTATTCCCAGTCGATGTCGATTCCGTCAAAATCGAATTCCTCCAAGAAGCGAACGACGGAATCTACAAACGCTTTGCGACGGGTAGTGTCCGATGCCATCCAGGAAAAGCCTTCACTCAGTGTCCATCCACCTATAGACAAATCGAGCTTCAGGTTCGGGTTGTTCTTACGATGTTGATAGATCACGCCGAACACGCCTCGCACATCTTTAGGGTCCAGATCGTACATGCTTTCTGTACCCGCCAAACCACTGGCTGTTTGACCTGGTTGCAAGCGAAGGAATGCAGCTTCAAAGTCCGCTACGGCCATGGCGCCATCGGGTAGATTGCTTTGCTTACAGGTACGGTTGGTTGCAGCCGGAGCTGTAGTTGGAAAACCAGGATCTTGCGTATTCTTCGCGGCTGGATAGCAGATGCCAGCAAAGCCATATACGATCCGATCAACGTTCTTCGCTGCTAATTTGTTGAAATCGAATTTACGGCCATAAATTCCCCAATCGCCCATATATTCTACGATTTCTTGACCTGCTCCACGGTCATAAACATTGTTCTGAAGCGGTAAGGTTCCCGAGGTGAGCTTCGCCACACGAGCGCCGTTGTCCGCATCAAAGCCTGGATGATTACCTCCCGGATCGGTCGAAGGGTCGATTCCTCCACGAGTTCCGCCCGTTCCTGTACCCGAAATAGGATGCGCTGCCGCTATACTACCGGATGGCAGGGCGACCCCAGTATTCGGATTGCCGCTAACGGGCGAAGGCTGACCGTAATCAATGGTGTTCGGTATAGATACAGGGCATAAGTTAGGGTCTGCGATCCCTACTAATTCCCACATATGATAGATCGTATCGTCAGGTGCGATCCCGTGAACATCGGATAGCGCACGATATGCTTTGCCGTTATACCCGACAATCTTGTCTTTGGCATAAATTTTGGTCGAGGCATAAGTAGGTGCGCAATATGGTGTAGTTGGAGTGGGTGTACCTGGGTCAATCGTAACTACTTTCCATAAAGTAGGTGCATTTGAAGGCTCCCATCCTACTAAGGAAGTATGAGCATAGGTACATTGATAATTCTTGCCATTGTAGCTAACGGTATCTCCAACTTTATAGGAGGTATTGGGTTGCCACGCGTTGTAGCCGACAGGTGTCGTTGTCGACACGGAATTACTGGCAGGAGAAAGGTTTCCGGCTTCATCTTTAGCTACAACAGTGAAAGTATATGCAGTGTTGCCCGTCAATCCACTGACTACTGCCGTTGTATTGCTGGTGGACAAAGCAAGCGTTGTGCCATTGTACACATTGTATCCAACTACGCCTATGTTATCGGTGGAAGCACCCCAGGATAACGATACGCTAGCCGATGTTGTGCCGGTAATGGTTAAGTTCGTTGGAGTAGTAGGCGGCTCAGTATCAATTACGGGGGTAGTTGTGGTGATGGTGACTGTGTTGCTAGCAGGGGATAAGTTACCGGCTGCGTCTTTCGCTTTGATGGTAAAGCTGTATGCCGTATTGGCGGTCAATCCGCTGACCGTTGCGCTAGTAACCTGTACGGTAACTGCAGTTTGGGAGCCCTGGTACACGATGTAATCGCTTACACCAATGTTGTCGGTAGAGGGGTCCCATGAAAGTGTTACACTGGTGGATCCAATATTCGTTGCGGTCGCATTACTTGGAGCCGTTGGTGGTTGCGAATCGACATTGGCCGTTTGTGACCAGAGTGCAGGAACGTTTGTTGGTTCCGGGTAAAGATTGGTGGTTTTGCCGGGCAGCATAGGTATTTACCCCATACGTTACGGTATCACCTGTCGAATAGTTGGTGTAAGGCGCCCAAACTCCTCGATCAGCGGCAAAAGATTTAGCGGCGAAAAGTGGTAGCAGTGTTACAAGAAGTGCAGCCACAAGCGACAGAATGAAAACTTTCCTTAGCGAACGGTTTATCATTCCTCACAAAATCCCCTTCCATATTTTGATTAATTTGACCAATATATGAACTATACAATGATCTTTACTCCTATTGAATTGTAAATATGACCTCTTTTTGGGTGTTAACCAATATTTGTATAAAAATATGTAGAGATATGTTCGACGAGATTCTCATCTTAATAGTGAAATTATGGATAATGGATATCGTTATAATGATTCTATTTTTATAAAAGCAGATTTATAGGAGGAGATTAGACTATATACCCGGAAGTAAATACGCAGCTGCTATCTCGATGTCCAAGGTAAGCTTATCCTTGATATTAGGACGGGCATCAGCTACTCTATTGTCATGCTAAGTTCA contains:
- a CDS encoding GNAT family N-acetyltransferase is translated as MSDMLVKLYELNESESIEDFKRRTGVTIRRALVPEKHVVTGWVSEHYGRPWVSECEVAFSRSPVNCLIAIEDNKMLGFACYDVTMKGFFGPTGIGEKEQGRGIGTMLCLYAMQLMRADGYGYAIIGGAGPTEFYAKALGATIIEGSVPGIYNGMLNKEWD
- a CDS encoding ABC transporter ATP-binding protein is translated as MLTIKHFSKSYKGGKKAVDDLNLVVERGDIYGFIGHNGAGKTTTIRSVVGVLDFEEGDIEIDGISIKKDPIACKAVTAYIPDNPDLYDHLTGIQYLNFIGDLFKVSKSDRELLIRKYGDAFEITSSLGDMISAYSHGMKQKLAIISALIHKPKLLVLDEPFVGLDPKAAHVLKTVMADLCSNGSAIFFSTHVLDVAEKLCNKIAIIKAGQLITHGKTEDVKGDNSLEEVFLELIAND
- a CDS encoding alanine/glycine:cation symporter family protein codes for the protein MQQVLDNLINGTNEFLWSRILIVLLILCGVYFTIRSKFVQFGMLKEMFVVLKGSSERSKDSISSFQAFCISMAARVGTGNITGIAIAIALGGPGAVFWMWVIAIIGSASSFIESTLAQVYKIKDKTGFRGGPAYYMEQGLNKRWMGAIFAVLITLSFGLVFNAVQSNTITVAFENSFGTNRTILGLVVAAVFACIIFGGVKRIARMSEYIVVIMAVVYIGTALVIMLINITRLPEVIALIVKSAFGFEQFAGGTLGAVILQGVKRGLFSNEAGMGSAPNAAATATTSHPVKQGLMQTLGVLTDTLIICSSTAFIILLSDAYKQPGLDGIRLTQAALSEHLGSWASGSLAIMILLFAFSTLIGNYYYGETNIEFLNSKKSVLTFYRFSVLAMIIFGSVAKVQLVWDLADLFMGFMVVVNLIAILLLSKVAFAALHDYKRQKRMGIDPVFYKDSIKGLENIECWENAPVTKK
- a CDS encoding glycosyl hydrolase family 18 protein, which encodes MLPGKTTNLYPEPTNVPALWSQTANVDSQPPTAPSNATATNIGSTSVTLSWDPSTDNIGVSDYIVYQGSQTAVTVQVTSATVSGLTANTAYSFTIKAKDAAGNLSPASNTVTITTTTPVIDTEPPTTPTNLTITGTTSASVSLSWGASTDNIGVVGYNVYNGTTLALSTSNTTAVVSGLTGNTAYTFTVVAKDEAGNLSPASNSVSTTTPVGYNAWQPNTSYKVGDTVSYNGKNYQCTYAHTSLVGWEPSNAPTLWKVVTIDPGTPTPTTPYCAPTYASTKIYAKDKIVGYNGKAYRALSDVHGIAPDDTIYHMWELVGIADPNLCPVSIPNTIDYGQPSPVSGNPNTGVALPSGSIAAAHPISGTGTGGTRGGIDPSTDPGGNHPGFDADNGARVAKLTSGTLPLQNNVYDRGAGQEIVEYMGDWGIYGRKFDFNKLAAKNVDRIVYGFAGICYPAAKNTQDPGFPTTAPAATNRTCKQSNLPDGAMAVADFEAAFLRLQPGQTASGLAGTESMYDLDPKDVRGVFGVIYQHRKNNPNLKLDLSIGGWTLSEGFSWMASDTTRRKAFVDSVVRFLEEFDFDGIDIDWEYPGTDGAVIGMSRPDDPQNYVQLIKDLRAGMDWLSQKTGKQYRLSSAIPASQPALDKIDWTQVSPYLNRLYAMTYDFSGAWDRQLGHHTSLYNNPNLKDTNGNQVQLSVDAMVKYLTNHSVPANKIMIGIANYHRSKAIKPGDITEYTNGLIGSSTFGNLNATGAALILGIAGVGTWEAGVVEGYDLYQNFLDKDLKPKNGYHLYTDKAANADYLVNPTIGSFITIETPRTVALKAQYAKDNGLAGVFGWQFEQDNGYNLNALNHVLGNRLLSDLADGKPQNQIAVCGENLTAAECSILNASIK
- a CDS encoding carbohydrate-binding protein — protein: MINRSLRKVFILSLVAALLVTLLPLFAAKSFAADRGVWAPYTNYSTGDTVTYGVNTYAARQNHQSLPGTNKRSCTLVTNGQCRFATTNGSK